In a genomic window of Streptomyces roseoviridis:
- a CDS encoding GtrA family protein, which yields MTRTAVTWQVVRFGLVGAVNTGTYYGLYLLLGHWLPYIAAHVAAFALSMVGSFFLTSYVTYRTRPTWRKFLLFPLTNAANFVITTAGVYVLVDLLGVDTRYAPLLAAAAAIPVTFLVSRTIMLGPDRDTRRDGSRGQPVDHPHEPTAVEASVNERTR from the coding sequence ATGACCCGGACCGCCGTGACCTGGCAGGTGGTGCGCTTCGGCCTGGTCGGCGCCGTCAACACCGGCACCTACTACGGCCTCTACCTGCTCCTCGGCCACTGGCTGCCGTACATCGCCGCGCACGTCGCCGCCTTCGCGCTGTCGATGGTCGGCTCCTTCTTCCTCACCTCGTACGTCACCTACCGCACTCGCCCCACCTGGCGGAAGTTCCTCCTCTTCCCCCTCACCAACGCGGCGAACTTCGTGATCACGACGGCCGGCGTCTACGTCCTGGTGGACCTCCTGGGCGTCGACACCCGCTACGCCCCGCTGCTCGCGGCGGCGGCCGCGATCCCGGTCACCTTCCTGGTCTCCCGGACGATCATGCTGGGACCCGACCGGGACACGCGGCGCGACGGCTCGCGGGGACAGCCGGTGGACCACCCCCACGAGCCGACGGCCGTCGAAGCCTCCGTCAACGAGCGCACGCGCTAG
- a CDS encoding nucleoside triphosphate pyrophosphohydrolase, protein MNTEAPVETGRVVLLTASHRVAPGLLSWPAWQALHGADRVLCPDGDHPQLPYLREAGVAVELLRPSAEELVEACAGGRTVVVLPSGEGDRALTDGLARLAGSGRVAMPDLELLPGSYDLPGARLLDLVQVMDRIRRECPWSSRQTHEGLAKYGIEEAYELVEAIEDGDREALREELGDVLLQVVFHARIAEEDAEEPFSVDDVAATIVEKLIHRHPHVFGDATAETPEDVKAHWLRTKAVEKQRESVTDGVPLGQPGLALAAKLASRVRTAGLDVPPPAGDGIGDELLALAVRAEAAGVDPEAALRAAGRTYRDAIRAAEGVDPADRD, encoded by the coding sequence GTGAACACCGAAGCCCCCGTCGAGACCGGCCGCGTCGTCCTGCTCACCGCCAGCCACCGGGTCGCGCCCGGGCTGCTGTCCTGGCCCGCCTGGCAGGCGCTGCACGGCGCCGACCGGGTCCTTTGCCCCGACGGCGACCACCCCCAGCTGCCGTATCTGCGGGAGGCGGGCGTCGCCGTCGAGCTGCTGCGGCCCTCCGCCGAGGAGCTCGTCGAGGCGTGCGCCGGCGGCCGGACGGTCGTCGTGCTGCCCTCGGGCGAGGGCGACCGGGCGCTGACCGACGGGCTCGCGCGGCTGGCCGGCTCCGGCCGGGTCGCCATGCCCGACCTGGAGCTGCTGCCCGGCTCGTACGACCTGCCCGGCGCCCGCCTCCTCGATCTCGTCCAGGTCATGGACCGGATCCGGCGCGAGTGCCCCTGGTCCTCGCGGCAGACCCACGAGGGGCTCGCCAAGTACGGCATCGAGGAGGCGTACGAGCTCGTCGAGGCCATCGAGGACGGCGACCGGGAGGCGCTGCGCGAGGAGCTCGGCGACGTCCTGCTCCAGGTCGTCTTCCACGCGCGGATCGCCGAGGAGGACGCCGAGGAGCCGTTCTCCGTCGACGACGTGGCCGCCACCATCGTGGAGAAGCTGATCCACCGGCACCCGCACGTCTTCGGCGACGCGACGGCCGAGACGCCGGAGGACGTCAAGGCGCACTGGCTGCGCACCAAGGCCGTCGAGAAGCAGCGGGAGTCGGTGACCGACGGGGTCCCCCTCGGCCAGCCCGGCCTCGCGCTCGCGGCCAAGCTGGCGAGCCGCGTACGGACCGCCGGGCTCGACGTGCCGCCGCCCGCCGGGGACGGCATCGGTGACGAGCTCCTCGCCCTCGCCGTACGAGCGGAGGCCGCCGGGGTCGACCCGGAGGCGGCCCTGCGGGCGGCCGGCCGGACCTACCGGGACGCCATCCGCGCGGCGGAGGGCGTCGACCCGGCCGACCGGGACTGA
- a CDS encoding SurA N-terminal domain-containing protein yields the protein MHRRTALSVSAAATLLAAAPLLTACGSDAHPGAAAVVGGQRIEVSSLQAEVKDVRAAQKASPQGAQLLRETGDLSRQKLHGMIFDRVVAKVAEDNGVTASRGEIQRTRGDFARQSGGEEQMKAVLLQQQGVAPDQIDDVARRAVLMNKIAAKLGVTDTPEGQKKLTDAFSRASKELRIDVNPRYGTWDDEKIQLAAYTAPWVRQISKAPEAVA from the coding sequence TTGCACCGCCGCACTGCGCTCTCCGTCTCCGCCGCCGCGACGCTGCTCGCCGCGGCCCCGCTGCTCACCGCCTGCGGCAGTGACGCCCACCCGGGCGCGGCGGCCGTCGTCGGCGGGCAGCGGATCGAGGTGTCCAGCCTCCAGGCCGAGGTGAAGGACGTCCGGGCCGCCCAGAAGGCCTCGCCGCAGGGCGCGCAGCTGCTCCGGGAGACCGGGGACCTCAGCAGGCAGAAGCTGCACGGGATGATCTTCGACCGGGTGGTCGCGAAGGTCGCCGAGGACAACGGGGTCACCGCGAGCCGCGGCGAGATCCAGCGCACCCGCGGCGACTTCGCCCGCCAGAGCGGCGGCGAGGAGCAGATGAAGGCCGTGCTGCTCCAGCAGCAGGGCGTCGCCCCGGACCAGATCGACGACGTCGCCCGCCGGGCCGTCCTCATGAACAAGATCGCGGCGAAGCTGGGCGTCACCGACACCCCCGAGGGCCAGAAGAAGCTCACCGACGCCTTCAGCCGGGCCTCCAAGGAGCTGCGGATCGACGTGAACCCGCGGTACGGCACCTGGGACGACGAGAAGATCCAGCTCGCCGCGTACACGGCGCCGTGGGTCCGGCAGATCAGCAAGGCCCCCGAGGCCGTCGCCTGA